Genomic DNA from Novipirellula galeiformis:
TCAGAGTGTGGGACAGGTCTTTGCGAAGAAAGCCTGCCTAAATCCTAATGGCAGACCCCGAAATCAAGGCTGCCCCACGATGTGAACGCTGATTGCTTCACTTACATTTATCGGCCGAGTCTATCGTTTACACGAATTTGCAGCGATAGGGAAGTGAGTCTTGAGCTAATAAAAAAGGGATGAATGCTCGCATCCACCCCTCTTCGTTTAATTCATAGTTTTTTCGAACGCTAAGCGATCACGCTTTCGCTTCACGTTGCTTCTTCAAATCAGCAGCGCGCTCAGCGGGTGGGCGTTTGGCGATCAACTTGATGATCGTTCCTCCCGCCGCGGTGATCTTCTCTTCAGCTGACTTGCTGAAGCGGTGTGCCGACACGGTCAGCTTTTTGGTCAATTCGCCGTCGCCGAGGATCTTCACTTCGTCGAAGGTACCTTTCGCAAGGTCCTTCTCCGCGAGCAACTTCAAAGTGACTTCCGCACCATCGTCGAAGCTATCGTTCAACCGACCGACGTTCACTGCGAATACGGTCAGCGCCCAACGGTTGTTGAAACCACGCTTTGGAATGCGACGGAACATTGGCATC
This window encodes:
- the rplO gene encoding 50S ribosomal protein L15; the protein is MNLNDVHRGITKHRARKRIGRGPGSGTGKTSGRGHNGHKSRSGYSRKPNFQGGAMPMFRRIPKRGFNNRWALTVFAVNVGRLNDSFDDGAEVTLKLLAEKDLAKGTFDEVKILGDGELTKKLTVSAHRFSKSAEEKITAAGGTIIKLIAKRPPAERAADLKKQREAKA